attaaacactaaatcCAAAGAGAGTAATGAATATCAAAGAATTAAGTGCTAAGGGTAGAGTTCCACTCAAGGTTAAAGCTCCCTTTGAATTctccgacacttcaaagttcccaattGTTTCAAGGcctagggcaatgcttgtgccaggGAGAGTAGCCCAACCAAGACTTAAACCCTACTCCCAAATACTACTAACTACTAATGAGTCATTCTTCCCCataggtttaagtgccaatgaggcactTTTAATGTAAACCAATCACCATATCAATGCCATACCACAAAAGTATATACCCCGCCCTTAATAAAGCCAAACAAAATACCATGAGAACAAAAAATAGTTAGTTTAACCAAGCAGATGACTAACACATTAACAGGTCAAAGGCTGAGTTTCAGACACACATACAAGCATGAACTTTGTCATGTTACTATCAAAGAACCAAGCACCTAAAATCAGGTATCTTGAAGGTAGCAGAGCACACAGTTCAATCATTCAATAGTTAATGAATGCCAATGTATTTGCCTTTACAACCTCTTAATTAGACCAAAATATCGGGGATTATGTAAACTCAAGTCTGGTTTTATCATATACAAGTCAATGAGATTACTGGAAGCTTTGAAAGTGTCAACCAGGTTACAAACAAATAATCATAGTCAGAACTTCTACAGATACTGTTGGAGATACCAGAACACACTCAAAGTATCAACAAGGCTACATGTTTATAACTCTGAATGGAACTCCTAAGGTTTCACAGCAGAACCTCATGCCACATCTCTTTCTTATCTTTGAAATTAATGACATGATCACTTCTCTCTAAGAATGTTAACCTTACACTAATCTCATTTAAGAGTAAGCAAGTTATTGTATCCAAGCAGTAACGACAAGAAGTTTCCCTTAGGGTTCACACACTAGGTTCAATTCATATTAAAGGAAAATAGAGAACTGGATGCAGTTTCAAGACAGTGCACAGAAGCATGAAATCATGAAGGGCAAACAGAGATGCATGCAGAACTTTCATTCAAATACACATATAGATGTTTCATCCAAGGTTATGATTTTACAAACAAGATAAGTTTCAATCATTATAAAGTTAGGCCAATAATATCATTAAGGAGGTTAAAGACTTGGGAGATCTTATACTAAGCAGGCTTAATTCAGCTGTACAAATTAAAGGTGAACATCTAAATATGACGGAGTTCTATCCAGCGTATATAATAGTTAATGCTCAGCTACAACACATATGACTATAGCCTAATTCATAAGAGATGACTTGATCATAACAGAATACATGTACGGATAGTTTCTGATGTTCATAAGAGTTCACTTAGTTACCTTAGTATGACTATTCCATATAACGAGACTTATAGATGTGATTAACAGTTAAACACATATATAAGACTTCCATATTAATGACTCAAAGGCTGTTTTAGGGTTAACAAACACTTATATGAAGAAAGAAAGCACCTTGAACACTTAAACTTCACATACTTCAAATAAGTGATAAAGGATTAAACCATGAACATTCATGTTTGTTCTAGTTAGAGTCATCAAACAACAACCTCAAATACAAAACAACAGAATACGCTAAACAGAAACAGTGTGATAGATATAAAAACCACAATAGAACATTAAAGAAATCTATGTCTAGACAAATATAAGAAGTCATTAAGGAATATTAAGAAACTTAATCGTATAAGCTATTTGATTCAGAATATAAGTCATCAAGGTCGCATATCATCTCAATCAATACTGATTAGAGATACATAAAAGCATAATAACTAGCCATAGATCAACAACAAGTCATTATAATCTGGAATAAACAACTATAGACTAATGACAAACATCATAAACAAAAACAGTCAATAGAAAGATAGCAGTATATTCAAGATTTTCAAATAAGACAGTCAAAAGAGATGGGGTGGAGATATACTGACCTCCTTTTGAGCAGCAGATCAAACAAGGTTTAACTTAGCCGTGTAAGAACCAAAGCTTCAAGCTTTTGAGCAGTGAAAGAActcagaaagaaaagagaaacaaAAATTGATGAGAGAGAGCCTAAGCTTTGAAATCTTAGTGGTTTTTGGTACTTCGTATTAGATGTTTTAGTTCTTGTTAGGtctgttaggtgagagcattcAAAGCCTCAATTTATAGTGGATGTGAAACCCTAGGGTTTCAGAGATTCAAATCACTTATTGGAGAGTGATGAGGGATGGATGATGATATCAAAGAAGGTAAAATCAGAGTGAATCAGAAGGGAAACATATGAGAATCTTACCATGAGTGCGCGACACCCCTGATGAGTGGAAAACCCATCGGACAAAGATCGGAGGTCCAAAGGTCATTGTATTTGACCTCTGGTTTAGAGCAATCATCATAAGGAGCTCATGTATTCCCTAATTTCGTCACAGCATCTTAAGATTTGAATATTGAAGTTTCATGTTTGTGTTTGCGTTAGAGAACTCAAGATTCTGAATTTTTAAGATGAAACGGGGAGATAATAGCGAGATTCGTGGAGTTAGAAGACATAGGGAGTGATTTGGGGTCATGATTCATAACCTTGCATGATTTGGTGTAAGGTTTTTTGGGACTGATGGTCTGAAGCTTGAGAGAAAATGAGAGAGGAAAGGGAAAGGGGGCGGCAGGGACGATTGACAAATGAATTAGGGTTAGGGAATGAGACTAAACGGTCTCTGGGTTAAAGTGGGAGGAAAAGATCTGGgccgttggatcatttgatcaacgaccCTGGTAATTCAGGCATTAAAAGATCATTATGAAGAATTATGTGAGCCGTGAGATCTATGTGTTTCAACGGCTGAGATCAGATCTGTGAGCTGTTAAAATTAAAGGGAAAGTAGGATAAAACGTGGGTCGTTGATCAATTGAGTTAATGGTCCAGATTAGATATGTTTTGTGTGTGAGCGTGGTGAAGGGGTGATGTGGCACGATTTGATTGGCTCAAATGGACTGGCGTGGATTGCCAAAGTGGACAGGGGGGAGAGGAGGGGGTTATTGGACTGGGTATTTTCGGATATGGGCTAGTGTATTGGGCTAGAATTGATTTAAATGTTAGCCAAACCATGTTTAATTAgaaattgcaattgtagccttttagtcTTATAAccctttgaaattaatttaaataaacttaattatttttaataaaatatagtaGAAATTATAATCAttaaatatactactaattattgtaattaactATTTGTAATATACTTTGTCTTCTAAATTATGAttactaatttcgaattattaacATCGTAGTCTAATTAATCAAAATTTAAGAAGTAATtcgttaaattaattataaagcctatgtgtttattttaaaaattattttaatagtattaaaatagtaagtatattTGTAATTGCATAATACTAATATTAggttattaattttaaaactaatacttaattaattttgtaAAAATATGTATTTATTGATAAAAActactttcaaaatattaattgTAAGTGATTaagtacaaataaaataaatttaaaagggagggtcaaaattggccgtcaacagttGCCCATCTTTGACCGGAGATGAtgaaagagttttcaggcaaagaaattgaaccaatgGCCAATTTTGTCCTGACTTTAGGCATGCATTGTAGCATGGCACATTGATTATGCATTGTAATATTTAGAAAATTTCTAGGGGAAAACTtagggaatcgggctgaattttgactttgaattgcttacatacctcgggcaAAACGAGtatcaggcctcatgtagttctggagtgaAGACTTTAAGGAAGCGATACTCGCAGTAATTGCCTCAGTATCGTATTTATGACAATACTGCAAGACAGAAGATTCGACACTCATGACAGTTTTGAATTTGTGGCTTgacttgaaagatttgaaaaattAGAGTCCTACTGATCATTTCGAACTTGAGCTCGGATCCTTGGCCCGCTAATGAGTTTGTTATCCCTCATAGCGTTGTAGTTTGCTCTCCTGCTTAGAAGGAGTTCCACGTTGCGATATTTGTTCCTGCAAAAATGAAATACACATATACCCATATATTGGAATGTAAAATATATTAAGATATTATGTAAATGATGTAGGAATGATGATGCTTGGCTGCCGGcgagccgttatttgggatcggGATGATGTGATACTTGAGCTTGACTCGATTTGTTAGTCGGGCTGTGTACCGTTCCGTAGCTGTCGGAGCATTGAGTCTCCTCATGTTGGGAGTAGTTGTAGAATgcatctccgcttgttgggagagatttgtattgaaaagtgtctccgcttgttgggagagattgacttgtagagtgcgtctccgcttgttgggagagcttgattcgTAGAGTCCATCTTTGCTTGTTGGGAAAGCTTTGCACTAAAAATGTAAAGTAATCTCCGCTTGGGAGCAATTTGACTTAAGAACGCAATCATGCCTAAAGATGCACGAGAAAAACGTCAACACATTCAAGataataaaaaaggaaaagaaaagcatgcacaagagatactcttgactacgAAGCTAAGTTGCGGCCATCGATTGGCAGAACGTCGGTGACGAGGTTTGCAACTGTCTATATTGGCCTCCGATGTGACGGAGCGGCTATGCAGATTGTTTTGTTGATGGTAGTAAACCGTTTGCTATATACAAGTCTTCAATTGGTGAAACCAGTGTTTGATTTGTACAGAACGATCCGATCGATTGATTTGACGATTTTCTATATACAGGGATCCAATTGGTGAAGTCAGCGGCTCgttttgtacaaggtgctccTATTGGTTAAACATatggtttgctatatacaaggatCCAATTAGTGAAGTCGGTCACTCgttttgtacaaggtgctccgatTGGTTGAGCAGACAGTTTGCAATTTACAGTATGCCTTTTTCGCATTAGCGGTCTGACTCCAAGATACCTGCAAAGGATTTAAGAATTATTTTTAGTTGTACCAGAAAATTTAAATAAAGGAAGAGGGGTGATAATATTGAGAAAGTGGCGGATCTTTCATTTTCCCCAATGTATTCCCAATATTTCCTTGCGTCCTGTTgaccctgcactcaaagaaaaattcttagtaaGGGTGGGGGATTGGTTTATGTCGACCACAGTATTTGTTTTGTCCCAGCCTTTAATATGGTTACGCTATGATGTTTAGTAGGTGGAAGAAATTACTACATTGAGAAAACAACTTTTTTTTGAAAATCTTTGTTTTATGGCAAGTGCCGACGTTCTGGCTTATGACATTCTACAAAAGATTCTCTGAATGCGAGCGTTGCTTTTTGAAAACTCTATCCCATTGATGTCGATCTTCCTAGATGCTTCTGATAATGCGGATGCTTGCTGTTGCTACTGCGTCCTATTTcgaactaatgcattacaaaggttttcctaaggttatgattgaaccctttcaggttgcctacgtatccaaattaGAATCATTCTGAACGTAGTTCGTGGATGATGATAAAAATATGATAAAGATCACCGAGCCTGACTCAGATAGCCTATGTATCCAAATAGAATCAGGTCAAGACATAGTTTGATTACAATAAATGCaaaaatgatgagattaagaatgAAATGGCCGAGTTCGACTCACTCTGCCTACGTATTCAAATGGAATCAGTCCAGAATGTAGTTCAAAAAAGACGACTGAATCaaatgaggattgcctacgtattcatTCCCAAGGAAATCAAATCAGCGTAGTTCCAGAGCAAtcatacaaaatgatatttttattttctattacaaaagaaaAGAGGGAGAGAAACTGAACCCTGcgtgggttgcctatgtatccctCAGTGGAAAGTCAGGTTGAACATAGTTCTGTTACAGCAAAAACCTAACTGCATTTTCCTTCAaatatagtatctcttgattgcgtctgagttgatgAGATTCGTGTTGACTCTTCCGtccatttctgccaagattagagctccacccGACAACACTTGgtgaaccacgtaaggaccttgccaatttggtGCGAACTTTTCTTTGGCTTCTTCCTAGTGGGGGACGATTTTCTTCAGAACCAATTGCCCCGATGTGAACTAGCGAGGCTTCACCCTTTTGTTAAATGCACTAGCCATCCTATTCTGATATAGCTTACCATGGCATACTGCATCTATTCTCTTAtcatcaatgagcatgagttgctcctgtACGACCCGTATCCACTCTGCATCATCCAACTTGGCCTCCTGGATGACTCTTAAGGATGGTATCTCGACCTCCGCGGGTATCACAACTTCGGTGCCGTATACTAACATGTACGGAATTTCCCCAAtggatgttctcatggtggtCCGATAACCCAGTAGGCGAAGGATAGTTTCTCGTGCCATTTcctgtgattgtccactatctttcgcagaattctcttgatattcttgttagctGCCTCGACTTCCCCATTCATTTGTGATTTGTAGGCTGTGGACTTGCGGTGGACAATTCTGAACTTTTTGTAGATTTCTCTCATGATATCACTATTGAGGTTAGAGGCATGTCAGTGATGATTGACTAAGGTATCCTTAATGGGCAGACGATGTTGTTTCAGACAAAATCCGCCAATACCTTCTTTGTGACGACCTTGTAGGTAGacgcttcgacccattttgtgaagtaatcaATGGCTACCAAGATGAAGTGGTGCCCATTTGATGCATCAggctctataggtccaatcaTGTCCATGCCCCAAGCAGCGAACGACCAAGGAGAACCCATCACATTCAACTTATTAGGCggaacccggatgaaatcccCGTGGATCTGGCACTGGT
This sequence is a window from Nicotiana tomentosiformis chromosome 5, ASM39032v3, whole genome shotgun sequence. Protein-coding genes within it:
- the LOC138892283 gene encoding uncharacterized protein — its product is MESDSICYVHKCHQCQIHGDFIRVPPNKLNVMGSPWSFAAWGMDMIGPIEPDASNGHHFILVAIDYFTKWVEASTYKVVTKKVSWSQTANAKKAYCKLQTEQISQRGTPSKQESKLQRYEG